In Osmerus mordax isolate fOsmMor3 chromosome 24, fOsmMor3.pri, whole genome shotgun sequence, the following are encoded in one genomic region:
- the tacr1a gene encoding tachykinin receptor 1a, translating to MDPLFTSTDAPSNGTNVSDFQNRTIYWNQFVQPVWRIVLWATAYSCIVIVSVVGNIIVIWIIMAHKRMRTVTNYFLLNLAFAEASMSAFNTVINFSYAVHNEWYFGLVYCRFHNFFPIAAVFASIYSMSAIALDRYMAIIHPLQPRMSSTETRVVVVVIWVLALLLAFPQYYYSTTDELPGRVVCYIDWPEYTVFDFKKMYHVCVVILIYVLPLLVMGCAYLVVGLTLWASEIPGDSSDRYREQLMAKRKVVKMMIVVVCTFAVCWLPFHVYFLLHQFFPQLFEETFIQQVYLAIMWLAMSSTMYNPIIYCCLNERFRAGFKQAFRCCPCVPDASYEGLELKSTRYLQTQTSMYKASRMETTISTVLQVANEPEPPRGTGGVGLPARRSSLDLTSNGSSSRSISKTVSETSSFYSGNNLPE from the exons ATGGATCCATTGTTCACTTCGACAGATGCGCCAAGTAACGGGACTAACGTCTCCGATTTTCAGAATCGAACAATTTATTGGAACCAGTTTGTCCAACCCGTTTGGAGAATTGTCCTTTGGGCTACTGCCTACAGTTGCATAGTTATTGTGTCCGTGGTAGGGAACATTATAGTTATATGGATAATTATGGCGCATAAACGAATGAGAACAGTGACCAACTATTTTTTGTTGAACCTGGCGTTCGCTGAAGCATCTATGTCAGCTTTTAATACCGTTATCAACTTCTCCTATGCCGTACACAACGAATGGTACTTCGGGCTGGTGTACTGCCGCTTTCACAACTTCTTTCCCATCGCCGCTGTCTTCGCCAGTATCTACTCAATGTCTGCCATAGCGCTAGACAG GTACATGGCCATCATCCACCCACTGCAGCCCCGGATGTCCTCGACAGAgaccagggtggtggtggtggtgatctgggttctggccctgctcctggccttTCCCCAGTACTATTACTCCACCACAGATGAGCTTCCTGGAAGAGTTGTCTGCTACATCGACTGGCCCGAGTACACTGTCTTCGACTTCAAAAAgat GTAccacgtgtgtgtggtgatcTTGATCTACGTGCTGCCCCTGCTCGTGATGGGATGTGCCTACCTCGTGGTGGGCCTGACCCTGTGGGCCAGCGAGATCCCCGGAGACTCCTCCGACCGCTACAGGGAGCAGCTGATGGCCAAACGCAAG GTGGTGAAGATGATGATCGTGGTGGTGTGTACGTTCGCTGTCTGCTGGCTGCCCTTCCACGTGTACTTCCTGCTCCATCAGTTCTTCCCCCAGCTGTTTGAGGAGACCTTCATCCAGCAGGTGTACCTGGCCATCATGTGGCTGGCCATGAGCTCCACCATGTACAATCCCATCATCTACTGCTGCCTCAATGAAag GTTCCGCGCTGGCTTCAAGCAGGCGTTCCGCTGCTGTCCATGCGTACCCGACGCGTCCTACGAGGGGCTGGAGCTCAAGTCCACCCGCTACCTTCAGACCCAGACCAGCATGTACAAGGCCAGCCGCATGGAGACCACCATCTCCACCGTGCTCCAGGTGGCCAACGAACCAGAGCCCCCACG GGGAACAGGAGGGGTGGGTTTGCCCGCCCGTCGCTCCTCCTTGGACCTCACCTCCAATGGCTCGTCATCTCGGAGCATCTCCAAGACTGTGTCAGAGACCTCCAGCTTCTACTCCGGCAACAACCTGCCAGAGTAG